The Candidatus Bathyarchaeota archaeon genomic sequence GAAGCGTGTATGCTTTTGGCTTATGTTTAACCGCTATTTTTCGTCTCTCCTCTTCTTGCAGTTTTTTGGCTAACATGCATAGAAACATTGCCGTGTGCTCTTCATTTGGTGTGAAAACCACCGCGATGTTATGGTCAGCCATGACTTTGGCAAGGGCGCCCCAAAAAACCTGAGGTGTCTGGATGAGTTTCACAGCGTTTAAGTCGCCCTCAACCACGAGGCAAGCGTTTTCATATGTTTCTGTCAGCCTCTCAGCTTGTTCAAAAAGTCTACCGTCAAATATCGAGCGGAAAAAATCGTGAATCTCTTTTCTTTCAATGGCGTAGTTTTCAGCTACCACGTAGTCTGCTGGTGCAAGAGCTTTCTCTACAACTTTACAGCCAAATTCTCTTAGATAGTCCTTTACGTCCATACATTCGCGGACATCCACAAAGATGGTTGGCTTAAACTCTCTAGACAATGATTAAAGCACCTCTTTTCAAAAGTAGTAGGGGCTTTCACTTAAACATAAATGCGGTAACCTTCTTTAGGAACATTAAGGCCATTACTAAGTTGAGTGAAAACATCAAAATGGAAAAACACTATATCTGCCGTCGATGCGGCAAAACCCATACAATTAAAGAATATTTGAAAAACCGCTACTGCATGAACTGCGGAGCATCACTAACTAAAGAGGCAAGTCAAGAGGCGTTGGTTAACGGGAAAATTGAAAGTCTAGTTAAAGAGTTCTTTCCGTACTCTGCCTTTCGCCCATTCCAACTTAATGCCATAAAATTTGTCTATGAAGTTATGCGAGATGGAAAAATAGGTTTGCTTTGTTCACCATGCGGTACTGGGAAGTCCATCTCAGTTTTAACAGCTTATTTTGTGGCTGAAGAGTTAAACCCCACGTTGGGAAGACTTATAGTCTTAACAAGAACAAAAAATCAGCTAGAAATATACTCCAGAGAGTTAAAAAACATAAGGGAACGTTGCGGCGCGAATTTTGTAGCCTCGATTTTTAAAAGCAAAAAAGAAATGTGCCCACATGCTTTTGAAGACCCGAAACTAAGGGATATACGGTACAGGGACTTCCTATATTACTGTAAAGGCTTAAAAGAGGGAACCTTCGGCAGAACATGTGAATACTTTGAAAAAACATATGATGGATGGAGGCCCAGCTGGCAAGCCCACAACATTATTAGAAAAATAAAGAAAACCGGTCCAGCCCTGCCAGATGAGGTTTACGAGGTCTGTCGTGACGAAGGATTGTGTCCCTACGAGGTTACAAGGATTTTGACACGCTATGCAGACATCGTCGTAGGCAACTATAACTATATACTGGTTGAGGCTATTCGTGGGTCCATTCTCGGAAGAGCGGGTATCCGTGTGAAGGAAGCCAACTGCATTTTTGATGAAGCTCACAGCTTACCCTATTATGCAGCGGGCATATTTTCAGACGAGCTTTCTTCGAGATCTGTGCGAATTGCCAAAAAAGAAGCAAAAACCTTCGAAATAGATGATTACGGGTTCCTAGACGTATTATACGCTACTATGGTTGAGTTTGGAAAGAAAGTCTTTAGAAACTATGGATTGGACGTAGAACACATTATTGAAGGGAGAACTCTCATAGAAGCCTTAGCAAAGAAGCTTGACATAGACCATGACAGGTTTCTTGAGATTATTCAAGAGCTTGCCGACAAGGGTGAAGTTGTCCGCTTAAAAAGAAGTGAAATGGGGAAAAGCCCAGTTTCTTACATTTCCCGCTGTGCAGAATTTCTCGCTGATTGGACAAGCCTAACGGGTTCAAGTTACGCAAAATACATTAAAGTTGAGATTGACAAAGACGGAAAAAAACGGGTGCGACTTGGAATTAAGTGTCTCGATCCTTCTTTAGCTGCGAGCGTGATAAACGATTTGCGCTCCGCTGTTCTCATGTCTGGAACCTTATGGAACATGAATTATTATATGGACGTGTTGGGCTTAGATAGAAATCGTTGCCGAAGCCTTGAGCTTCCAAGCCCTTTTCCACTAGAGAATAGGCTTATCCTTGTCGATAAGGCAGTTACAACAAAGTTTGAAAAAAGAAACGAAATCCAGTGGAAACGCATCGCCGCACACTTGGATCAGATAATTCAAAAAGTTGGAGGCCGAATTGCCGTCTATTTTCCGTCATATGAAGTTATGCGAGACGTTGTCAAGTTATTAAGGCTAGACGTACCTATGCTTATGGAAGAAAAGAGAACAAAAATTTTAGATGTATTGAACTTTTTGCAGAAAAACGTGAAATGCATAGTCTTCGGGGTGGCTCGTGGAAAAATAAGTGAAGGGGTAGACATGACCATGGAGGGGGAAAGCATGCTTTCAGCCGTCATCATCGTTGGACTACCCTTTCCAAAGAAAACCGAACTTCAAAAAGCCTTGTATAAATACTTCAAAGAGAAGTTTGGAGATAAAGCCATGGAATATGCGAACACTATACCATGCTTAAATGCGCTAGCTCAATCAGCTGGACGGCTCCAACGCAGTCCTGAAGACAAAGGCATAATAGTTATCATGGATAGGCGAGCAGCTGGGAGATTTAAGCGAAAACTTCCAAAGGACTGGCAAAAAGAAATGAAAGCACACTTTCAAATAGAAAAGATCCTAGCCAGAGTGGAAGAGTTTAAGGCTAAGGTAACATAAAACGCGCGTATGATAGGGTATTTCCCGTAAGATTTTTACATTTACTTTAACAAAGACTTCTGGAGAGGAAGAAAGCTTGAATGAAGAAATTAAGATTATTGAGAAGAAGGAAATTCCTAAAGAGACAGTTATGCTTTTCGGCTTTCCAGACGTCGGCCTAGTTGGTGTTATAGCCGCATCTCATCTAATTTCAGAGCTTGGTTTAGAGGAAGTTGCTTACGTGGACTCACGGCTTTTGCCGCCGATAATTGTTTTACATGAAGGCTTGCCCCATTCACCAATCAGGATTTTCGGAAACAATAGTATCCTTTTGGCAGTTTCTGAAACAGCTCTCCAAGGAGAGTTAATATACCCAATAATGCGTGCCCTAATTGACTGGGGCAAAAGTAAAGGGGTTAAACTGATGATTTCCATAAGCGGCATACCAGTTCAGGATAGGCAAGATCTTGAGGAGTTAAAAGTTTTCGCTGCAGCCTCAAGTCCAGACATGTTGAAAATGGCGCAAGACAAAGGTGTGGAAATTTTGCGGGAAGGTTATATGGTGGGGCCTCAAGCAGTGATGCTGCAATATTGTGCAACCTTAGGGCTGCCAGCTTTAACATTGTTGGCTCAATGTTTCTTCCAATACCCTGATCCAGAAGCTGCAGCTAAAGCCCTTGAACGGTTGGCCAACTTTACTGGTGTGAAAGTTGATGTTTCAAAACTTCTGGAAAAAGGTGAAGAAATACGTTTGAAGGCAAGAGACATGATGAAGAGAACACAACAAGAACTAGCGAAGATACGTAAGACACAGGAGTACGACATTCCACTCTATATTTCATAGGAGGAGCACGCATGTCTGAGGAAAGTTTTAGAAGAAGACGTTCAATTTTTGACTTAATAGACGAGTATTTTGAAAGTCTTGAAGATTGGGCGGAAAGGGTCAGAGAAACATTTCTAGAAAGGCCAAGCTGGAATTGTAGAACATGCACAATGGAGCCTCTTCGCGATGTGATGATAACCAGTGACGAAGTTATAATAACCGTTGACTTGCCATATGCGGAGCAGAACACTATACAAGTGAAACCAGTCAATAAAGACACCATCGAAGTTTCAGCAAAAATGAGGAGGAAAGTAAGTTTTTATGACTTCGGCATAACCCATTATAAGGGTGAATTCCAAAGATTCCAATGTCGAACGAGAATCCCGGTGCCTGTTTACATGGACCGCATGGAAATACGGTTCAAGAGAGGCATTTTAGAAATACGTTT encodes the following:
- a CDS encoding Hsp20/alpha crystallin family protein; this encodes MSEESFRRRRSIFDLIDEYFESLEDWAERVRETFLERPSWNCRTCTMEPLRDVMITSDEVIITVDLPYAEQNTIQVKPVNKDTIEVSAKMRRKVSFYDFGITHYKGEFQRFQCRTRIPVPVYMDRMEIRFKRGILEIRLPRKHEYEIPIK
- a CDS encoding proteasome assembly chaperone family protein, producing the protein MNEEIKIIEKKEIPKETVMLFGFPDVGLVGVIAASHLISELGLEEVAYVDSRLLPPIIVLHEGLPHSPIRIFGNNSILLAVSETALQGELIYPIMRALIDWGKSKGVKLMISISGIPVQDRQDLEELKVFAAASSPDMLKMAQDKGVEILREGYMVGPQAVMLQYCATLGLPALTLLAQCFFQYPDPEAAAKALERLANFTGVKVDVSKLLEKGEEIRLKARDMMKRTQQELAKIRKTQEYDIPLYIS